CCTGACTATTTTTGGCCTCGATTCGTCCACTTGAAGATGCTAAATTGAGTTCTTTTTCTGCATGTAAGCCTGAAACTTCAATGCTTCCAGAACTAGCTCTTAACTCGATATTCGTTGCCGCTAGATCTTCAATCGTTATTGCTCCAGAAGAAGTTTGAATTGTAATCGAGTCATATAGTTTTTCAGGTACGTAGATTTCCAGCTTCGCATTAATAATCATCGATCCAAAGAAGTTTCGTATTGTCTCGTTTTTTCTATTTACCTTTACTTTCAATTTGTTTCTATTGGTACTAACATCTAGTGAAAATGAATTTTTCAGCTTACTACTAACCTCACCATTTAGTTCGATCGTGATTTCGTCACTGTCAGTTGGAATGAGATAAACACTTGGTGAAGACGAATGAATGTCGATCGTTGTTATTTTGTCACCATCGACCACTTTACTCTCGTTTAATTCGACAGTACTACTAGAAAAGAAGTTAAAAACAGGTTGCTGATTCGATTGAAAAATGAAAGCTAATACACCGATTGCAATCAGTGCTAAACCTAGTAAAGCCCCTTTATTCATTATTTGACCTCCCTTTTATCTGAACATTTTTCTTGGCTCTGTTCTATATATTCATTTTAGGTTATTCCCTCGTCTTCCAAAATCAACCTGAGCTATATTTCTCTCTAAGACCTAAGGCGTATTTTACTTACTATACAACTAAATGATACCATATTTTGGATTCTGAAAACGCTAAAAAAAGCCCTATTGGATATACGCGGGCTCTTAGTTCACTAATTTGTAACAAGCGTTACGTGGCAATTTTTTGTTTGTATTCAATTTGCTGCTTTGGACGATAAAAAGAACTTACGGCAATCGTCATGATCGGACCAACCCATGCAAAAGCAGCAAATAATGCATAATCCAAAGTTGAGACGCCAATAGCTGCTGCTGATAAAATTGCTAGCATGTTCCACGGTACTAACCCTGATACCACAAGGGCGGAATCACAAACAACTCTACCTAGATCCTCTTTCTCGTAGCCAGCATCTACCCAGGTGTCTTTTAATGATCGGCCAGTAAGCATAACGGGAAACGCTTGGTTACAACCAACAATTGCAAAGAGAATCCCAATCGCAACCGTTCGAGCTGTAAAGCT
This genomic window from Anaerobacillus sp. CMMVII contains:
- a CDS encoding DUF4097 domain-containing protein codes for the protein MNKGALLGLALIAIGVLAFIFQSNQQPVFNFFSSSTVELNESKVVDGDKITTIDIHSSSPSVYLIPTDSDEITIELNGEVSSKLKNSFSLDVSTNRNKLKVKVNRKNETIRNFFGSMIINAKLEIYVPEKLYDSITIQTSSGAITIEDLAATNIELRASSGSIEVSGLHAEKELNLASSSGRIEAKNSQAKTVKSAASSGAVTLKNLLTEKINVATSSGKIDIIDSEGEITAAASSGRITIENEQLNGNINVSTSSGRVEVSFDELSSAIIDFKGSSGKGNVSVPGMTFEEKSNNQIYGKVGSGDYEIKVRTSSGGFDLN